In the Ipomoea triloba cultivar NCNSP0323 chromosome 6, ASM357664v1 genome, one interval contains:
- the LOC116021570 gene encoding histone deacetylase 2 → MSSSSGGPSPISKNDDAEAVRRNRILSSKLYFDVPPSKAPLIYSSSYNIAFLGIEKLHPFDSSKWGRICQFLTADKILEKKQIVEPLEATKDDLLVVHSESYLASLKSSINVAMIVEVPPVSVLPNCLVQQKVLQPFRKQVGGTILSAKLAKERGWAINVGGGFHHCSASKGGGFCAYADISICIQFAFVRLNISRVMIIDLDAHQGNGHEIDFANDRRVYILDMYNPGIYPLDFEARRYIDQKVEVGSGTETNDYLTKLDQALKVAEHKFNPDLIVYNAGTDILDGDPLGRLKISPEGIAARDEKVFRFGRERNIPLLMLTSGGYMKSSARVIADSIINLSRKSLIDIGTGISGKI, encoded by the exons ATGTCTTCATCGTCCGGCGGCCCTTCTCCGATATCCAAAAACGACGACGCCGAAGCCGTCCGTCGAAATCGAATTCTCTCAAGCAAGCTCTATTTCGACGTGCCTCCTTCTAAG GCTCCGCTTATCTACTCATCTTCATACAATATCGCCTTTCTCGGCATAGAAAAGTT GCACCCATTTGATTCTTCTAAATGGGGTCGTATCTGCCAGTTCCTCACTGCAGATAAAATTCTGGAGAAAAAGCAAATAGTTGAGCCTCTGGAGGCAACCAAAGATGATCTCCTAGTG GTACATTCAGAGTCCTACTTGGCTAGTTTAAAGAGCAGCATAAATGTCGCTATGATTGTTGAG GTCCCACCTGTCTCAGTTCTGCCTAATTGTCTTGTACAGCAGAAAGTTCTTCAGCCTTTCCGCAAGCAG GTAGGAGGAACCATTTTGTCTGCTAAGCTTGCAAAAGAACGAGGATGGGCTATCAATGTGGGTGGTGGGTTTCATCATTGCTCTGCAAGCAAGGGAGGTGGCTTTTGTGCTTATGCAGACATCTCAATTTGTATTCAGTTTGCCTTTGTCAGGTTGAATATATCAAG AGTGATGATAATTGATCTTGATGCACATCAAGGAAATGGCCATGAAATTGATTTTGCAAATGACA GAAGGGTCTATATTCTTGACATGTACAATCCTGGCATTTATCCATTG GATTTTGAAGCCAGGAGATACATTGATCAGAAGGTTGAAGTTGGG AGTGGAACTGAAACAAATGACTACTTGACTAAACTAGATCAAGCTCTTAAG GTTGCTGAACATAAATTTAACCCTGACTTAATTGTGTATAATGCTGGCACTGATATATTGGATGGAGATCCTCTGGGAAGATTGAAG ATCAGTCCAGAAGGAATAGCCGCAAGGGATGAAAAGGTTTTTAGATTTGGTCGGGAGAGAAATATCCCTCTTCTGATGCTTACATCAG GTGGTTACATGAAGTCCAGTGCTAGAGTTATAGCGGATTCAATCATAAATCTTTCAAGGAAGTCGTTAATAGACATTGGTACTGGCATTTCTGGGAAAATATGA
- the LOC116021776 gene encoding protein REVERSION-TO-ETHYLENE SENSITIVITY1-like, with translation MDLKPANSVENKGIEQGIKDELWPLDEIDPKNAKFPCCLVWTPLPVVSWLAPFIGHVGLCREDGAVIDFSGSSFVNVNDFAYGAVAKYLQLDREQCCFPPNLAGHSCTQRYKHAEFGTAISWDDAIHSSIRHFEHRSFNLFTCNSHSFAANCLNRMSYGGSMDWNMINVAALILLKGHWVDGLSILRSFFPFVFVLSLGILMVGWPFFIALFSFSLLILGWFLVGTYFVKNLLEC, from the exons ATGGATCTAAAACCTGCCAACAGTGTGGAGAATAAAGGTATCGAGCAAGGGATCAAGGATGAGCTGTGGCCGCTTGATGAAATAGATCCAAAGAACGCAAAGTTCCCGTGTTGTTTGGTTTGGACTCCCCTCCCGGTGGTCTCGTGGTTGGCTCCTTTCATTGGGCATGTTGGATTGTGCAGGGAGGATGGCGCAGTAATAGACTTTTCGGGATCCAGCTTTGTCAATGTTAATGATTTTGCATATGGTGCTGTGGCTAAATACCTTCAACTAGACAGAGAGCAG TGCTGTTTTCCTCCAAACCTCGCCGGGCATTCGTGCACACAACGCTATAAACATGCTGAGTTTGGAACTGCAATTAGTTGGGATGATGCCATCCACTCCAGTATCCGCCACTTTGAGCATAGATCGTTCAATCTATTCACGTGCAACAGCCACTCGTTCGCTGCAAACTGCTTGAACAGGATGAGCTACGGTGGATCAATGGATTGGAACATGATTAACGTTGCAGCTCTTATATTGCTCAAGGGGCACTGGGTCGACGGCCTTTCCATCTTGAGGTCATTTTTCCCTTTCGTGTTTGTACTATCCCTGGGTATTCTTATGGTGGGATGGCCCTTTTTCATCGCCCTGTTTTCATTTTCGCTGCTCATTCTTGGATGGTTTCTTGTGGGTACATACTTTGTCAAAAACCTTTTGGAATGCTAA
- the LOC116023480 gene encoding zinc finger BED domain-containing protein RICESLEEPER 2-like → MPSDPKNTEIGTGPSRVTNEPNACIEEGGGKKRKRMEDRSDVWKHYAKFIDKGSGKQRATCNYCKKDYATETKKHETSNLWNHLKDYKSYNIDSTQTHFFPIKHMLNGETEKGDIRDMKTWKFDNEVARKGLAHMIVIDELPFCFVEKDGFRTYIDLITPPRYQLPSRRTATKDIFELYIELRYKLFCVTVDNATSNDNVIKSLKNVLKNLGTNIMNGDLLHMRCFAHIINLVVSEGLKEVNDSINAVRAAVKYVRQSPTRLKKFKDCAVFAKVECTKALCLDVRTRWNSVYLMLDVAEKYERVFERYEIEDPNYIKELTSGVSQYEDEASSRTPNEKDWEVVRRMINQWRDSTDIDLALMAIGMKSKFDKYLGDPEKMNKVIFLAAMVDSTQKLSYVNEYEARSSIQVLATNKSAPIVVDFHISSVQDDQNDMSDFIQWHANESGSPSNKIELDKYLDEALEPLSDKFDILAWWKVNEPRFPTLSQMARDLLRVPISTVASESTFSTSGRILDAFRSSLTPRMVQAVICAQDWLRSQSKDVSVEEDIAILEEMEKELPTGATYIVPSMLPSIHIMKKSSVKCRTADGCWLAELLMIVDC, encoded by the exons ATGCCAAGCGATCCTAAGAATACGGAAATTGGTACTGGCCCTTCTAGAGTAACAAATGAACCGAATGCTTGCATTGAAGAAGGTGGAGGGAAAAAGCGAAAACGTATGGAAGACAGGTCAGATGTTTGGAAACATTATGCTAAGTTTATTGATAAGGGTAGTGGTAAACAACGTGCAACTTGTAATTACTGCAAAAAAGATTATGCTACTGAAACAAAAAAACATGAAACTAGTAACTTGTGGAATCATTTGAAGGATTACAAATCATATAATATTGATTCTACTCAAACTCACTTTTTTCCTATAAAGCACATGTTGAATGGTGAAACTGAGAAGGGTGATATTAGGGATATGAAAACTTGGAAGTTTGATAATGAAGTTGCTAGGAAAGGATTGGCTCATATGATTGTTATTGATGAACTCCCATTTTGCTTTGTTGAAAAAGACGGTTTTCGAACTTATATTGATCTTATAACACCTCCTAGATATCAACTTCCTTCAAGAAGAACTGCCACTAAagatatttttgaattatatattgaattgagGT ATAAGTTATTTTGTGTCACCGTTGATAATGCAACTTCTAATGATAATGTCATTAAGAGTTTGAAAAATGTGCTGAAGAATTTGGGGACTAATATAATGAATGGTGACCTCCTTCACATGAGATGTTTTGCACATATTATTAACTTGGTTGTTTCAGAGGGTTTGAAAGAGGTAAATGACTCTATAAATGCTGTTAGGGCTGCTGTAAAATATGTTAGACAGTCTCCGACAAGgcttaaaaaatttaaagactGTGCAGTTTTTGCTAAAGTTGAATGCACAAAAGCTCTTTGTTTAGATGTCAGAACAAGGTGGAATAGTGTGTATTTGATGTTAGATGTTGCAGAGAAGTATGAGAGAGTGTTTGAAAGATATGAGATTGAAGATCCTAATTATATTAAGGAGTTAACATCTGGTGTTAGTCAGTATGAAGATGAAGCTTCATCAAGAACTCCTAATGAAAAGGATTGGGAGGTTGTTAGAAGAATG ATAAATCAGTGGAGGGATTCCACAGATATTGATTTGGCTCTAATGGCAATTGGGATGAAATCTAAGTTTGATAAGTATTTGGGAGATCCTGAAAAAATGAATAAAGTTATATTTCTTGCAGCTATGGTAGATTCAACTCAAAAGCTTTCATATGTGAA tgaATATGAGGCAAGAAGTTCTATTCAAGTTCTTGCAACAAACAAATCTGCCCCTATTGTTGTGGATTTTCATATTTCAAGTGTTCAAGATGATCAAAATGACATGAGTGATTTTATTCAGTGGCATGCTAATGAAAGTGGTTCTCCTTCAAATAAAATTGAGTTAGACAAGTATTTAGATGAAGCTCTTGAGCCTTTGAGTGATAAATTTGACATACTTGCTTGGTGGAAGGTGAATGAACCTAGGTTTCCCACTTTGTCACAAATGGCACGTGACTTGCTTAGAGTACCAATTTCTACTGTTGCTTCGGAGTCTACATTTAGCACTAGTGGTCGTATACTTGATGCTTTTCGCAGCAGTTTAACACCAAGAATGGTTCAAGCGGTGATATGTGCCCAAGATTGGTTACGTTCCCAATCAAAAGATGTAAGTGTTGAGGAAGACATTGCAATCCTTGAAGAGATGGAAAAAG AGTTGCCCACTGGAGCTACATATATTGTACCATCAATGTTGCCATCAATTCATATAAT GAAGAAGAGTAGTGTTAAGTGTAGAACTGCTGACGGGTGCTGGCTTGCTGAGTTGTTGATGATTGTTGATTGTTGA